A stretch of Blautia liquoris DNA encodes these proteins:
- a CDS encoding HNH endonuclease domain-containing protein, with translation MQLPYSDELDIRYLSRIFDNKSECYKLFWFQAMISKITEGKTVISFEELVDDMAAEAWYMVTEYHLNLGPNDTLEKLVNYIQQATHMKPSEKKERILEYLKKTDDSEVIKHKKTLIKNVPYRLQAPFMTDMKGNAWKASEAKLAERVNDENQKNRLMYYFNTFQGLRTTIAVDSEWVFYIKRNAEILCGWLQYNMILYLQKRNPSVPGIANKLYPPQEQKLEKVRKYWRLLMSIHPFHEIYGHKELSRRDLSIDHFVPWSYVAHDELWNLHPTTREINSSKSNNLPDWDKYFPELAKIEYISYQMMWEYPNVHDEFEKCAKEHLNNDELKYRIYHKGQTYDHFTRALQDAIEPVYQSAVNCGFRSWSYLI, from the coding sequence CTGCCGTATTCAGACGAATTGGACATTCGGTATTTGTCCCGCATTTTTGATAATAAAAGTGAGTGTTATAAACTGTTCTGGTTTCAGGCAATGATATCAAAGATCACAGAGGGAAAAACAGTAATTTCCTTTGAAGAGCTTGTCGATGATATGGCTGCGGAGGCATGGTATATGGTTACTGAATATCATTTAAATCTTGGACCGAATGATACGCTGGAAAAGCTGGTTAATTATATTCAACAGGCAACCCATATGAAGCCTTCGGAGAAAAAAGAGAGGATTCTTGAATATCTGAAGAAAACGGATGACAGTGAAGTGATAAAGCATAAGAAAACGTTAATAAAAAATGTTCCTTATCGTCTTCAGGCTCCGTTTATGACTGATATGAAGGGTAACGCCTGGAAAGCATCTGAGGCAAAACTGGCTGAAAGAGTCAATGATGAGAATCAAAAGAATCGGCTGATGTACTACTTCAATACATTTCAGGGGCTGCGGACAACAATAGCAGTTGATTCGGAATGGGTATTCTATATCAAAAGAAATGCTGAGATTCTTTGCGGATGGCTGCAGTATAATATGATTTTATATCTTCAGAAACGAAATCCGAGTGTTCCGGGTATTGCGAATAAACTGTATCCGCCACAGGAACAAAAACTCGAAAAGGTAAGGAAATATTGGAGACTGCTGATGTCAATTCATCCTTTCCATGAGATTTACGGCCACAAAGAGCTCAGCAGACGAGATCTATCCATCGACCATTTTGTGCCGTGGTCTTATGTAGCACATGATGAACTATGGAATCTCCATCCGACAACGCGGGAAATTAACAGCAGCAAGAGCAACAACCTTCCGGATTGGGATAAGTATTTTCCGGAACTTGCCAAGATCGAGTATATATCTTATCAAATGATGTGGGAGTATCCGAATGTACATGATGAATTTGAGAAATGTGCAAAAGAGCATCTGAATAATGATGAGTTAAAATACAGGATCTATCATAAAGGCCAGACTTATGATCATTTTACGCGTGCTCTGCAGGATGCTATAGAGCCGGTATATCAATCAGCGGTAAACTGTGGGTTTCGAAGCTGGAGTTATCTGATATAG